The Streptomyces sp. NBC_00286 nucleotide sequence CGTCGGCGAGGCTGCGTACCGCGGTGGTGAGCGCGGCTTCCTGGTCCTGCGCGGCGCGCCGGCGAGCGTCCCGGCCGGCGCCGCCGTGACCTGGATAGGTGAAGACGCCCACCGGCACCAGACCGCGCTTGCGGGCGGCGAGCGCGAGGTCGCCCGCGGCCTCGGGCGGCGCCCCGGAACGACGGGCGCCGCAGTCGACCTCGATCACGACCTGCAGCCGGTCCGGTTCGTCTCCCATCGCGTCGGCGAGGCCCTCGATCGCCGCGACGTTGTCGACGCCGACCCGCAGCCGGGCGGACTCGGCGAGCCGGCGGATCCGGGCTCGTTTCGTTCCCGAGGGCCAGATCGGGTAGGCGAGGAAGATGTCGTCGAATCCGGCCGCGGCGAAGACCTCGGCCTCACCGACGTTTCCCGCGGTGATCCCGACGGCGCCGGCCTCGATCTGGCGGCGCCCGATCTCCACGCACTTGTGCGTCTTGACGTGCGGCCTGACCTTGAGGTTGTGCTGGTCGGCGAAGCCCTGAATGCGCTCGATGTTGCCCTGCATGACGTCGACCAGCACGATCGGCGCGGGGGTGTCGATCCGCTCGACCAGAGCGTCGAGTGCTCGTTGCAGCCGGTTCATGCTGCCCTCCTTGTGGTTCTGCCTGGAATGTTTTAGGGGCGCGGGTGCTGACTCCCCCCTGGATGCCGACCGCGAGCAGCCCGCGATATCGCGCGCGCTTGCGTACACCGCCGTCGGCCCCGGCCTACACAGCGGTGCAGACCATCTGGATCTCGACCGGACTGTTGAGCGGCAACCCGGCGACACCGATCGCGGTGCGAGCGTGCCGTCCGTCCTCGCCCAGCACCTCGATGAGGAGTTCACTGGCCGCGCTGGCGACGTTCGACTGCTCACCGAAGTCCGGCGTACTGGCCACGAAGACCAGCATCTGCACGATCCGGACCCGGTCCAGGTCTCCCACCGCCTGCACAGCGGCAGCGAGCGCGTTGAGCGCGGCATGGCGCGCGAG carries:
- a CDS encoding alanine racemase — protein: MNRLQRALDALVERIDTPAPIVLVDVMQGNIERIQGFADQHNLKVRPHVKTHKCVEIGRRQIEAGAVGITAGNVGEAEVFAAAGFDDIFLAYPIWPSGTKRARIRRLAESARLRVGVDNVAAIEGLADAMGDEPDRLQVVIEVDCGARRSGAPPEAAGDLALAARKRGLVPVGVFTYPGHGGAGRDARRRAAQDQEAALTTAVRSLADVGVTAEVVSAGSTPTLEFSTSSVITEIRPGEYVFGDLNNARLGSCTEDQIALFVAGTVVSDWVPDQVIVDVGNKALSKEGSPEIGYGGIAGTKAVLSKVNEYHGFLPLPDGEFRPSVGTVVPVVPNHVCPVVLGFEELIVTDSTGTSLERWPVDARGFLN
- a CDS encoding RidA family protein, which produces MTSATNTDSASDRLQALGLALPELRDNPYYVHHRTVGSSIYISGQLPYKDGRLLGQGIVGRDVELETARSLARHAALNALAAAVQAVGDLDRVRIVQMLVFVASTPDFGEQSNVASAASELLIEVLGEDGRHARTAIGVAGLPLNSPVEIQMVCTAV